Genomic DNA from Frondihabitans sp. PAMC 28766:
AGCACGCGGTGTCGCTGGCATATGTGGTGCCGGTCACGGGCACCTGCGACCCGCGACAGGACGCCCTCGAGATCACCTGGATGAGCCCCCTCGTCGCGGCCAGCCCCGAGGTGTCCGCCGAGATGGAGGGCGGCCGCGGGGCGCTTCTGCGCACGGCCCTCGCCTCGGTCGGCGCGCTCAGCTGACCCGGGAGGCGGCAGGCCCATGACCGTCAACGGCGACGTCTCGTTCTGGTACGCCGAGTCGGGGTTGCCCGCCGCGCGCCCGCCGCTCGACGGCGACCGCGCGGCCGACGTGGCGATCGTCGGGGCGGGCTACACCGGCCTGTGGGCGGCCTATGCCCTGAAGCGCGCCGACCCGTCGCTCGACATCATCGTCGTCGAACGCCGTTTCGCAGGCTTCGGAGCCTCGGGCCGCAACGGCGGCTGGCTCACCAACAGCATCACCGGCGGTCGCGAGCAGTACCTCGCGTCGCACGGCCGTGCGCTCGTGGGCCGCTTCCAGACACTCATGAACGAGGCCGTCGACGAGGTCGCCTCGGTGTGCGCCGCCGAAGGCATCGACGCCGACCTTGTGAAGGGCGGCGAGCTGACGGTGGCTCGTACTCCGGCGCAGCGGGCGCGGCTCGAGGCCTTCGCGGCGTCCGAGGCCGAGTTTGCCGAGGCAGGCACAACACTCCTGACGGCCGCCGACACCGACGCACGCCTCAGGATCGAGGGCACGCTCGCCGGGTTGCACCACCCCCACGCAGCCCGGATCCAGCCCGCGAAGCTCGTGCAGGGGCTCGCGGCGGCGGTGGAGCGCCTCGGGGTGACAATCGTCGAGGGCACCACCGTCACGGAGATCCGGCCGCGGGTGCCTCGGGGCGGCGGGCCGCGCGACGCCGCGCTCGTCACCGATCGCGGCACCGTCACCGCCCGCCACGTGATTCGGGCGACCGAAGGCTTCACGGCCGACCTCGCCGGCGCCCACCGCGAGTGGCTGCCGCTCAACTCGTCGATGATCGCGACCGAGCCGCTGCCCGCCTCGGTGTGGGGCCAGCTCGGCTGGGAGCACCGCGACGTGGTCGGCGACATGGCGCACGTGTACATGTACGCGCAGCGCACCGCCGACGACCGCATCGCGCTCGGCGGCCGCGGGGTCCCGTACCGCTACGGCTCACGAGTCGACAGCGACGGGCGCACTCGGGCGCGGACCGTGGCCGAACTGACGGCGATCCTGCACGAGATGTTCCCTGCGGCGGCTTCTGCCCGCATCGACCACGCCTGGTCGGGCGTGCTCGGAGTGCCCCGCGACTGGCGCGCCACTGTCGGCCTCGACCGAGCGACCGGCCTCGGCTGGGCCGGCGGCTATGTCGGCACCGGTGTCACCACGACCAACCTCGCTGGGCGCACCCTCGCCGACCTGGTGCTGCAGGATCGCGACGCCCGTCACGCTTCGGAGCTCGTCACCATGCCCTGGGTCGGTCACCGTGCGGACGCCTGGGAGCCCGAACCCCTCCGCTGGCTCGGTGTCACCGCCATCTACGCCGCCTACCGCTGGGCCGACCGGTCGGAGGAGCGGCGCGGCACCCCGCGCTCGAGCGCTTTCGCAGCCCTGGCCGACCGCATCTCCGGCCACTAGCCTTCGCGGGCGCCGAGTGGGCAGAAAATGCGGATTTGCGGGTCGATTTCCGCATTTTCTGCCCACTCGATAGCGGGCTGCTACTCGCCTGCCGACGCCTCCGGGTCCGCGACTCGACGCCGATCGCGCCGTTTCACGGCCATGACCACGAAGGCAGGCACCGCTACCAGCGCCGGGCTGGCCGCTCGGATCGCTGAGATCGGCTCGGAGTCTCCGAAGCCGGCGAGTGCGTACGTTCCGGCGATGGCGAGTGCGGCACTCAGCACAATGATGATTGAGCTTTTCATGTCTATGCCCTCCTAGTCGTTGTCGTCATGCGACGCACGATGACGTGAATTCGCCGTTGAGGAGTACGCGCAGGTTTGGCTTCGAGCCCTTGCAAATTCCGTGCGCACGGACGTATGTCATACCAATGGCAAGAGCCGAGCCGATGGCAGCACACGCGACCCACCCGATGGCGGGAATATTGCAGAGGGCAGCGCCGAGAGCCACTGCCCCACCGTTGAGGAGCGCTTGCTGGTCCGTCTTGTTCAACTTGATGAAGATGGTTGAGCCACTAACCCCGGACGACAAGCGGCTGGTCGCTACAGGGACGCCAATCGTCGAGCCGCTCGGCAAGATGAATGTTTCGAGCTGCTCGCCTCCCGCCACGGCGTTGACGCGGGGAAG
This window encodes:
- a CDS encoding FAD-binding oxidoreductase, which gives rise to MTVNGDVSFWYAESGLPAARPPLDGDRAADVAIVGAGYTGLWAAYALKRADPSLDIIVVERRFAGFGASGRNGGWLTNSITGGREQYLASHGRALVGRFQTLMNEAVDEVASVCAAEGIDADLVKGGELTVARTPAQRARLEAFAASEAEFAEAGTTLLTAADTDARLRIEGTLAGLHHPHAARIQPAKLVQGLAAAVERLGVTIVEGTTVTEIRPRVPRGGGPRDAALVTDRGTVTARHVIRATEGFTADLAGAHREWLPLNSSMIATEPLPASVWGQLGWEHRDVVGDMAHVYMYAQRTADDRIALGGRGVPYRYGSRVDSDGRTRARTVAELTAILHEMFPAAASARIDHAWSGVLGVPRDWRATVGLDRATGLGWAGGYVGTGVTTTNLAGRTLADLVLQDRDARHASELVTMPWVGHRADAWEPEPLRWLGVTAIYAAYRWADRSEERRGTPRSSAFAALADRISGH